A stretch of the Capsicum annuum cultivar UCD-10X-F1 chromosome 10, UCD10Xv1.1, whole genome shotgun sequence genome encodes the following:
- the LOC107844666 gene encoding U3 small nucleolar RNA-associated protein 6 homolog isoform X1, translating to MADVVQYKMERMLHELDDLEKRGLFSRQEIEEIVKQRRKFEYRLKRPRPLKQDFVAYIDYEKSLDSLRLLRKKALMKKTGDRKLKKSVSDYAGVSRIIDIYRLATRRFKGDIELWFQYLEFCRDRRNGRMKKALAQAIRFHPKVPGVWIYAAAWEFDNNLNAAAARALMHSGLRACPTSEDLWVEYLRMELTYLNKLKARKVVLGEDKGTLAHSGKNAKEEQWRNENKELFMALDDKREDDKLSDLHGGDSKERLDLFREQGLSVLQTVYSGSIKALPSSFSLRTQFLEILEATNLAHSEDMRNEILADMKRDFSKEPKYWDWLARQEVIDRNNPESTEGVTADQLSRAIQVYEEGLKFVPLASMFDCYAKFLMDVIHFKNQGSQSSEHFSAASHGMDPISQLLVVYEKAETMGCITEDLACQYVSFLLQLEKVDEARTLAAKFCSGKFSEAVRLWALRFSTEMRFIQNNCTPNKAALSSFFEPLRNVLLEVPISEAETIWLMALKYFSTHKKFFHKLVEISMISLAKYGGSDDGFSLSATIVNFVLQSNGFESARELYKRFLALPHPGLSLYKNCIELELNLASNGDKISLGNARKLFDTAVTTYDHDVGLWQDYYNMEVKMGTSETAAAVHWRARKTLKKSISLLPPSQ from the exons ATGGCGGATGTGGTACAGTACAAGATGGAGCGAATGCTCCATGAGCTAGACGACCTTGAAAAACGCGGCCTATTTAGCCgccaagaaatagaagaaatagtgAAACAGCGCCGCAAATTTGAGTACAGGTTGAAGAGACCTAGACCATTGAAACAGGATTTTGTAGCATACATTGACTATGAAAAAAGTCTCGATTCTCTACGACTTCTACGTAAGAAAGCTCTCATGAAAAAAACTGGCGATAGGAAGTTGAAAAAATCGGTTTCGGATTATGCTGGCGTTTCCAGGATTATTGACATTTACCGGCTCGCTACGAGAAGGTTTAAGGGAGATATAGAGCTTTGGTTTCAGTATTTGGAGTTTTGTAGGGACCGAAGGAATGGTCGAATGAAGAAG GCCCTTGCACAGGCAATTAGGTTTCATCCTAAGGTGCCTGGAGTATGGATATATGCTGCAGCTTGGGAATTCGATAACAACTTAAATGCTGCTGCTGCTCGTGCCCTAATGCATAGCGGCTTGAGAGCTTGTCCAACTTCTGAGGATCTGTGGGTAGAATATCTCCGAATGGAGCTTACGTACCTAAATAAATTAAAGGCCCGCAAAGTTGTGCTAGGAGAAGATAAGGGAACACTGGCTCATTCTGGCAAAAATGCTAAAGAGGAACAGTGGAGAAATGAAAACAAGGAGTTATTTATGGCCCTTGATGATAAAAGAGAGGATGACAAATTATCCGACCTTCACGGCGGAGACTCAAAGGAGAGACTAGATTTatttagggaacaaggtttaagtgTTCTTCAGACAGTTTACAGTGGTTCTATAAAAGCCCTCCCTTCCAGTTTCAGTTTAAGAACACAGTTTCTTGAGATACTAGAAGCTACAAATTTAGCTCATTCAGAAGATATGAGAAATGAGATACTTGCTGATATGAAAAGAGACTTTTCAAAAGAACCAAAATATTGGGATTGGCTTGCAAGACAGGAAGTGATTGATCGTAATAATCCAGAGAGTACTGAAGGAGTGACAGCTGATCAATTAAGCAGAGCAATTCAG GTTTATGAGGAGGGTTTAAAATTTGTGCCTTTGGCCTCAATGTTTGATTGTTATGCAAAGTTCTTGATGGATGTCATCCATTTTAAAAATCAGGGAAGTCAATCTTCTGAGCACTTCAGTGCAGCTAGTCATGGTATGGATCCTATTTCACAGCTCTTGGTAGTATATGAAAAGGCTGAAACAATGGGGTGCATCACAGAGGATCTTGCTTGTCAGTATGTTTCTTTTCTACTGCAACTTGAAAAAGTAGATGAAGCTAGGACTTTGGCGGCTAAATTTTGTTCTGGAAAATTTTCAGAAGCAGTGCGGCTATGGGCGTTACGGTTCTCAACAGAAATGAGATTTATCCAGAATAACTGTACTCCAAATAAGGCAGCTCTGTCTTCTTTCTTTGAACCCCTGAGAAATGTTCTATTGGAAGTGCCCATATCAGAAGCAGAAACCATATGGCTTATG GCACTCAAATATTTCTCCACTCATAAGAAGTTCTTTCACAAGTTGGTTGAGATCTCTATGATTTCACTGGCCAAATATGGTGGAAGTGATGATGGGTTTTCCCTCTCTGCTACCATCGTCAATTTTGTTCTGCAAAGCAATGGATTTGAGAGTGCTAGAGAGTTATATAAGAG ATTCCTTGCTTTACCACATCCTGGACTTTCTTTATATAAGAATTGCATTGAGCTGGAATTGAACCTTGCATCTAATGGAGATAAGATTAGTCTTGGCAATGCCCGAAAATTGTTTGACACTGCAGTCACTACTTATGATCATGATGTCGGATTGTGGCAAGACTATTACAATATGGAAGTCAAG ATGGGAACATCAGAAACTGCAGCAGCTGTTCACTGGCGAGCACGGAAAACCCTGAAGAAGAGTATTTCCCTTCTACCCCCCTCACAATGA
- the LOC107843779 gene encoding LOW QUALITY PROTEIN: nonsense-mediated mRNA decay factor SMG7 (The sequence of the model RefSeq protein was modified relative to this genomic sequence to represent the inferred CDS: deleted 2 bases in 1 codon): MAIQMNNSLDHSSRERVQRLFNKNVELDNKRRRAAQARVPSDPNTWQQMRENYEAIILEDHAFSEQHEIEYALWQLHYRRIEELRARFNAAITSTGSTTSQTGKGPPRNGPDNITRIRMQFKTFLSEATGFYHDLIVKIRAKYGLPLGGFPDDPGNHIPPSNDANKSIEVKKGLISCHRCLIYLGDLARYRGLYGEGDSKSRDLAAASSYYLQASSLCPSSGNPHHQLAILASYSSDELVAIYRYFRSLAVENPFPTARDNLIIAFEKNRLCYSQLPGDSKASAIKAAPSRTTGKGRGKYEMRQSLKDEKVEASISKENTSNISEIFKTFSTGFVRLNGILFTRTSLETFEEVLLMVKNDLLELLSSGSDEKYSFGSDAVDSRLAIVRLVAILVFTIHNVIRESDNQSYAEILQRSVLLQNAFTAAFEFMGHVVERCIQLNDPSSSFLLPGILVFVEWLACHQDIALGNESEEKQARARSFFWKNCITFFNKLMSSGSKFVHEDEDETCFFNMSRYDEGESGNRLALPEDFELRGFVPLLPAQLILDFSRSHSFGGDSGSKEKKARLQRMIAAGKALATVVRIGEEGIYFDTKGKKFIIGVEPQTSDDYQLKGSKEVTNLSGIELESPDAGQLTLGDLLPKQQLYLECEDDDEVILFKPSVTEKPNGISSSTMTLAVPVSGSSVANAPSGASMAFVDMCCETGPYPSALDGLRLQNAWHTTRLPTSISHTNTQYMQPIQPSTSMWTVEQGAVMNGLGGLSLAGNGPTTEAELLNHPEMTPPTAYSVPLPQSVKYSTASNIHFQVPETAVSSTFSSLTSSVASSDCMSMKSSSVISTGTKKNPVSRPVRHLGPPPGFGSVASKVVDSSSASTLKNENNSIPRMDDYSWLNGGYQLPSAHQSIVYNNSDFQSAQTYQSVSNSSLAGISFPFPGKQVPSLHMQSDIQKANQQSVALPQQYQGQSLWQDRFCVTWIGRLEG, from the exons ATGGCCATTCAGATGAATAACAGTTTGGATCATTCATCACGGGAACGCGTTCAGAGGCTCTTCAACAAG aatgTGGAGTTGGATAACAAGCGCAGAAGAGCAGCACAAGCTAGAGTTCCTTCTGACCCAAACACATGGCAACAAATGCGTGAAAACTATGAAGCTATCATCCTTGAGGATCATGCTTTTTCTGAACAAcatgaaatagagtatgccttgtGGCAATTGCATTATAGAAGAATTGAGGAACTGCGTGCACGCTTCAATGCTGCAATAACGTCAACCGGATCAACCACTTCTCAGACTGGAAAAGGTCCGCCTCGCAACGGGCCAGATAACATCACAAGGATTCGCATGCAGTTCAAGACCTTCCTATCAGAAGCGACTGGCTtttatcatgatttgattgtGAAAATCAGGGCAAAGTATGGCCTGCCGCTAGGAGGTTTCCCTGATGATCCAGGAAATCATATTCCTCCTTCTAATGATGCTAATAAATCTATTGAGGTGAAGAAAGGCTTGATATCCTGCCATCGTTGTTTGATTTATCTGGGTGATCTTGCTCGGTACAGAGGCTTATATGGTGAGGGTGACTCTAAATCTCGTGACCTTGCAGCAGCATCAAGTTATTACCTGCAAGCTTCTTCACTGTGTCCATCAAGCGGCAATCCTCATCATCAg CTTGCAATACTGGCCTCCTATTCCAGTGATGAGTTGGTGGCGATCTATCGGTATTTTCGTAGTCTTGCAGTAGAGAATCCTTTTCCGACTGCAAGGGACAACCTGATCATTGCATTTGAGAAG AATCGTCTGTGTTACTCCCAGCTGCCAGGGGATTCGAAAGCTTCAGCTATCAAGGCAGCTCCTTCACGGACAACTGGTAAAGGAAGAGGTAAATATGAAATGAGGCAGTCTCTGAAAGATGAAAAGGTTGAAGCAAGTATATCAAAGGAAAATACTTCAAATATATCTGAAATCTTCAAAACCTTTAGCACTGGATTCGTTCGGTTGAATGGTATTCTCTTCACGCGCACTAG CTTGGAGACTTTTGAAGAAGTGCTGTTGATGGTTAAGAATGATCTGCTTGAGCTTCTCTCTTCTGGGTCTGATGAGAAGTATAGTTTTGGTTCAGATGCTGTTGACTCCAGACTGGCAATTGTCAGGCTCGTGGCCATCCTAGTATTCACCATCCATAATGTGATTAGGGAAAGTGATAATCAGTCATATGCTGAGATTCTACAGAGATCAGTTCTTCTACAGAATGCATTTACTGCTGCTTTTGAGTTCATGGGTCATGTGGTTGAGAGATGTATCCAATTAAATGATCCCTCATCAAGCTTCTTATTGCCtggtattttggtttttgttgAATGGTTGGCGTGCCATCAAGATATCGCACTTGGTAATGAGTCAGAGGAGAAACAAGCGAGGGCTAGATCCTTTTTCTGGAAGAACTGCATCACTTTTTTTAATAAGCTAATGTCGTCTGGGTCTAAGTTTGTccatgaagatgaagatgaaacaTGCTTTTTCAATATGAGCAGGTATGATGAAGGTGAGAGTGGTAATCGGCTTGCATTGCCAGAAGATTTTGAACTTCGAGGATTTGTTCCTCTTCTTCCAGCACAGCTCATCCTTGACTTCTCAAGGAGCCATTCTTTTGGAGGTGATAGTGGAAGTAAAGAGAAAAAGGCACGTCTTCAGAGGATGATAGCAGCTGGAAAGGCCCTTGCTACTGTTGTACGGATTGGAGAAGAGGGAATATATTTTGACACCAAGGGAAAGAAATTTATAATTGGTGTTGAGCCCCAAACTTCTGATGATTATCAACTTAAGGGCTCCAAGGAAGTTACCAACTTAAGTGGTATTGAACTGGAAAGTCCAGATGCTGGACAGTTGACTCTGGGAGATTTGCTCCCAAAGCAGCAATTGTATTTGGAATGTGAAGACGACGACGAAGTTATTCTTTTTAAGCCATCAGTGACGGAAAAACCGAATGGCATCTCTTCAAGTACAATGACGTTAGCGGTTCCTGTATCTGGTAGTAGTGTTGCCAATGCTCCTTCTGGTGCTAGCATGGCTTTTGTTGATATGTGTTGTGAGACGGGGCCATATCCGTCTGCACTCGATGGGTTGAGGTTGCAGAATGCTTGGCATACTACAAGGCTGCCAACAAGCATCTCTCATACCAATACCCAATATATGCAGCCAATCCAACCAAGTACTTCAATGTGGACTGTAGAGCAAGGTGCTGTTATGAATGGATTGGGGGGCTTGAGCTTGGCAGGAAATGGGCCAACGACGGAAGCTGAGTTGCTAAATCATCCTGAAATGACGCCACCTACAGCATATTCAGTTCCCTTACCCCAGTCTGTGAAGTATAGCACTGCAAGTAATATTCACTTCCAGGTTCCGGAGACTGCTGTGTCATCTACCTTCAGTTCACTTACATCCTCCGTAGCCAGTTCCGATTGCATGTCAATGAAATCTTCATCAGTTATCTCAACAGGAACGAAGAAAAATCCAGTGAGCCGACCGGTTAGGCATCTGGGTCCACCTCCAGGGTTTGGTTCTGTTGCTTCCAAAGTAGTAGACTCTTCATCTGCCTCGACTTTAAAGAATGAAAACAACTCCATCCCTCGTATGGATGATTATAGCTGGTTGAATGGAGGATATCAGTTACCTTCAGCACATCAGAGCATTGTTTACAATAACTCGGACTTTCAATCAGCTCAAACATATCAGTCTGTAAGCAACAGTAGCTTAGCCGGGATTAGCTTTCCTTTCCCTGGGAAACAGGTGCCCTCTCTGCACATGCAGTCAGATATCCAGAAAGCAAACCAACAATCTGTTGCACTGCCTCAGCAATATCAAGGACAGTCCCTGTGGCAAGATCGTTTC TGTGTGACATGGATAGGGAGACTAGAGG GTTAA
- the LOC107844666 gene encoding U3 small nucleolar RNA-associated protein 6 homolog isoform X2, which produces MADVVQYKMERMLHELDDLEKRGLFSRQEIEEIVKQRRKFEYRLKRPRPLKQDFVAYIDYEKSLDSLRLLRKKALMKKTGDRKLKKSVSDYAGVSRIIDIYRLATRRFKGDIELWFQYLEFCRDRRNGRMKKALAQAIRFHPKVPGVWIYAAAWEFDNNLNAAAARALMHSGLRACPTSEDLWVEYLRMELTYLNKLKARKVVLGEDKGTLAHSGKNAKEEQWRNENKELFMALDDKREDDKLSDLHGGDSKERLDLFREQGLSVLQTVYSGSIKALPSSFSLRTQFLEILEATNLAHSEDMRNEILADMKRDFSKEPKYWDWLARQEVIDRNNPESTEGVTADQLSRAIQVYEEGLKFVPLASMFDCYAKFLMDVIHFKNQGSQSSEHFSAASHGMDPISQLLVVYEKAETMGCITEDLACQYVSFLLQLEKVDEARTLAAKFCSGKFSEAVRLWALRFSTEMRFIQNNCTPNKAALSSFFEPLRNVLLEVPISEAETIWLMALKYFSTHKKFFHKLVEISMISLAKYGGSDDGFSLSATIVNFVLQSNGFESARELYKRFLALPHPGLSLYKNCIELELNLASNGDKISLGNARKLFDTAVTTYDHDVGLWQDYYNMEVKLLGTLNNSTGTCYLSPTQVPGHSIHQGLD; this is translated from the exons ATGGCGGATGTGGTACAGTACAAGATGGAGCGAATGCTCCATGAGCTAGACGACCTTGAAAAACGCGGCCTATTTAGCCgccaagaaatagaagaaatagtgAAACAGCGCCGCAAATTTGAGTACAGGTTGAAGAGACCTAGACCATTGAAACAGGATTTTGTAGCATACATTGACTATGAAAAAAGTCTCGATTCTCTACGACTTCTACGTAAGAAAGCTCTCATGAAAAAAACTGGCGATAGGAAGTTGAAAAAATCGGTTTCGGATTATGCTGGCGTTTCCAGGATTATTGACATTTACCGGCTCGCTACGAGAAGGTTTAAGGGAGATATAGAGCTTTGGTTTCAGTATTTGGAGTTTTGTAGGGACCGAAGGAATGGTCGAATGAAGAAG GCCCTTGCACAGGCAATTAGGTTTCATCCTAAGGTGCCTGGAGTATGGATATATGCTGCAGCTTGGGAATTCGATAACAACTTAAATGCTGCTGCTGCTCGTGCCCTAATGCATAGCGGCTTGAGAGCTTGTCCAACTTCTGAGGATCTGTGGGTAGAATATCTCCGAATGGAGCTTACGTACCTAAATAAATTAAAGGCCCGCAAAGTTGTGCTAGGAGAAGATAAGGGAACACTGGCTCATTCTGGCAAAAATGCTAAAGAGGAACAGTGGAGAAATGAAAACAAGGAGTTATTTATGGCCCTTGATGATAAAAGAGAGGATGACAAATTATCCGACCTTCACGGCGGAGACTCAAAGGAGAGACTAGATTTatttagggaacaaggtttaagtgTTCTTCAGACAGTTTACAGTGGTTCTATAAAAGCCCTCCCTTCCAGTTTCAGTTTAAGAACACAGTTTCTTGAGATACTAGAAGCTACAAATTTAGCTCATTCAGAAGATATGAGAAATGAGATACTTGCTGATATGAAAAGAGACTTTTCAAAAGAACCAAAATATTGGGATTGGCTTGCAAGACAGGAAGTGATTGATCGTAATAATCCAGAGAGTACTGAAGGAGTGACAGCTGATCAATTAAGCAGAGCAATTCAG GTTTATGAGGAGGGTTTAAAATTTGTGCCTTTGGCCTCAATGTTTGATTGTTATGCAAAGTTCTTGATGGATGTCATCCATTTTAAAAATCAGGGAAGTCAATCTTCTGAGCACTTCAGTGCAGCTAGTCATGGTATGGATCCTATTTCACAGCTCTTGGTAGTATATGAAAAGGCTGAAACAATGGGGTGCATCACAGAGGATCTTGCTTGTCAGTATGTTTCTTTTCTACTGCAACTTGAAAAAGTAGATGAAGCTAGGACTTTGGCGGCTAAATTTTGTTCTGGAAAATTTTCAGAAGCAGTGCGGCTATGGGCGTTACGGTTCTCAACAGAAATGAGATTTATCCAGAATAACTGTACTCCAAATAAGGCAGCTCTGTCTTCTTTCTTTGAACCCCTGAGAAATGTTCTATTGGAAGTGCCCATATCAGAAGCAGAAACCATATGGCTTATG GCACTCAAATATTTCTCCACTCATAAGAAGTTCTTTCACAAGTTGGTTGAGATCTCTATGATTTCACTGGCCAAATATGGTGGAAGTGATGATGGGTTTTCCCTCTCTGCTACCATCGTCAATTTTGTTCTGCAAAGCAATGGATTTGAGAGTGCTAGAGAGTTATATAAGAG ATTCCTTGCTTTACCACATCCTGGACTTTCTTTATATAAGAATTGCATTGAGCTGGAATTGAACCTTGCATCTAATGGAGATAAGATTAGTCTTGGCAATGCCCGAAAATTGTTTGACACTGCAGTCACTACTTATGATCATGATGTCGGATTGTGGCAAGACTATTACAATATGGAAGTCAAG CTTTTGGGCACATTGAATAATTCCACGGGTACCTGCTACCTCTCACCAACACAAGTACCGGGTCACTCTATTCACCAAGGCTTGGACTGA